The Anaerolineales bacterium region TTGAGAGGCGCGCAGAGTGCGCAGGAAGGTCGGCCACGGGAGACCTACGGTCTCGATCACAAACAGTTCGTTAACTGCGGCAATGTTGGCGGAAAGGATCTCGGAAATGATCTGGCGGGATGTGTTGCCCTGGTTATAGAGCGCCTGCAGGCGGAAGCCGGTCGTCCAGACATCGCCTTCGGGATCGTCGCCAGCAGGGATACCGTCCTTATCCAAATCCGCGGCTTTGAATTCAGTTTCGCATTGAGCCGGGTCATAGGAATAGACAGGAGCATCTGCATCGTAACCAGCCATACCCACGCGGGCAAGCACAGGCTGTTGGACCGCTTCGCCGTCGTACACATCGCTGATATAGGTGTCCCAATCGAAGCAGTAGGCAAATGCCTTACGAATGTGAACGTCCGAGAAGAAATCCAGCGGGATGCCATTACCATCCAACTTACCGGAGCCGACATAGTTGGAGGTTTCGACAATATTGAAGGTCATGAACAGGTCTTGGCTGGAGAGCGCGGGACGTCCGATATAGAGACGCATGGAGCCGCCGGTGCCGGTTTCGCCTGCCGCGCAAGCGGTGAATTTTTCAGCGCCCTGCTTGGAAGGATCATAAGCGCAGACTTCCGCTTCTTCACCATAGGAGCCAGTAGCAGGGTCATAGACACGTATAGAGCCGACCATGGCATCCACTTGCGAGCGGCTTTCCGCAGGAACCGAAACGATGTCAGCGTCACCAGCCTGCAACATAGCAAAGCGGGTGCCCCACTCGTCAATGTACTTGAAGACAACGCGAGAGAGCTTGGCGGGTTCGCGCCAGTAGTTGTCATTGCGAGCCAAGACGAGTTCTTCGCCTTGAGTCCAGGATTCGAGCGAGAAAGGACCGGTACCGTTCATGATGGTGGTCAAAGGATCGGACTCGGAAGGCTCGGCATAGAAATTCTGCCAAGTGTCGCAGGAACCATCCCACGCGCCGTTGGCAACCGCCCATTCCTGATTCAAAACGGAACCCCAAGTTTGGGCAATGGTGGCGATGAACGGACCCCACGGCTGCGCGAGGGTCATCGTAACGGTGCCGGCAGCATCGTCAGCCACAATGGCGCTCTTCACTTTTTCACAAGCGGCAACGAGTTGTTCAGCAGGCAGAGCGATCAAGCAGTCACGGTCATCCGCACAGGCGCCTTCGCCATCCACAACGATAGAGATATCATCGGTGCCGACGCCGAAGAACGGCTCAGCCAACAGCCACTGCGGACCACTGTATCCACCGAAGAGCAAACCGCGTTGGAAGGAGTAAGCCACATCGGAAGCGGTC contains the following coding sequences:
- a CDS encoding ABC transporter substrate-binding protein produces the protein MRKLFAILSLLVVASMLITACGPTATTQAPSTSSTSAPAATDAPAATDAPAASGLTSKDPSTLVVATIGGPETLDPGLAYETAGGEIIQNVYETLVTYDGEATDKFVPLLAESWEVSPEGNVYTFKIRSGVKFHEGQDMTASDVAYSFQRGLLFGGYSGPQWLLAEPFFGVGTDDISIVVDGEGACADDRDCLIALPAEQLVAACEKVKSAIVADDAAGTVTMTLAQPWGPFIATIAQTWGSVLNQEWAVANGAWDGSCDTWQNFYAEPSESDPLTTIMNGTGPFSLESWTQGEELVLARNDNYWREPAKLSRVVFKYIDEWGTRFAMLQAGDADIVSVPAESRSQVDAMVGSIRVYDPATGSYGEEAEVCAYDPSKQGAEKFTACAAGETGTGGSMRLYIGRPALSSQDLFMTFNIVETSNYVGSGKLDGNGIPLDFFSDVHIRKAFAYCFDWDTYISDVYDGEAVQQPVLARVGMAGYDADAPVYSYDPAQCETEFKAADLDKDGIPAGDDPEGDVWTTGFRLQALYNQGNTSRQIISEILSANIAAVNELFVIETVGLPWPTFLRTLRASQAPYFTSGWAEDIHDPHNWYQPYMVGTYANRQKLPADLRAQFQDILNRGVTATDPAERQTIYEEANALYFDQVPTILLATATSHGFDQRWVHGRVLNPIFFGDYYYTMYKD